A genomic stretch from Gopherus flavomarginatus isolate rGopFla2 chromosome 3, rGopFla2.mat.asm, whole genome shotgun sequence includes:
- the S100P gene encoding protein S100-P, with protein MSELETAMGMIIDVFDKYSRAEGNKQTLTKGELKTLLEKELPNFLSSGKDKEAVDKLFKGLDENGDSEVDFNEFVIFVAAMTCCCHKYFEQKGPK; from the exons ATGTCTGAACTGGAAACTGCAATGGGAATGATCATTGATGTCTTTGACAAGTATTCCAGGGCTGAAGGCAATAAGCAAACCCTCACCAAAGGAGAACTAAAGACCCTTCTGGAAAAAGAGCTACCCAACTTCCTCTCG TCGGGGAAAGATAAGGAAGCTGTTGACAAACTCTTCAAGGGTCTGGATGAAAATGGAGATTCTGAAGTAGACTTCAATGAATTTGTCATCTTTGTGGCAGCCATGACTTGCTGCTGTCATAAATATTTTGAGCAGAAAGGACCCAAATAA